Part of the bacterium genome is shown below.
GGCGCGGAACATGCAGAACTTCCGCCTCCTCACCGAGGTCGGGAAGCTCGACAAGCCGGTGATCCTGAAGCGCGGGATGAGCGCGACGATCCAGGAGTGGCTGATGTCGGCGGAGTACATCGCCTCCGAGGGGAACCAGAAGATCATCCTGTGCGAGCGCGGGATCCGCACCTACGAGACGGCCACCCGGAACACCTTCGACGTCTCCTCCATCCCGGTGGTCAAGTCCCTCTCCCACCTTCCCGTGATCGCCGACCCCAGCCACGCCGCCGGGAAGATGGCGCTGGTCGAGCCGCTCGCCGCGGCCGCGATCGCGGCGGGGGCGGACGGCCTGATGATCGAAGTCCACCAGCAGCCGGAGAAGGCGCTCTCCGACGGGCCCCAGTCGCTCCGGCCGGACGCGTTCGCGCAGATGGTCGGGCGGCTGCGGAAGGTGGCAGAGGCCGTGGGGAGGACGCTGTAGCGCCGTGGCGCGGGAGCGGGTGGGCATCCTCGGCCTCGGGCTGATCGGCGGCTCCCTGGCGCTGGCCCTCAAGGGGAAGCGCGGCGCCCCGGAGGTGTGGGGGTGCGACCGCAGGAAGGAGACCGTCCGCCGGGCGCTTTCCGCCGGCGCGATCGCGCGCGGATGCACCGAGGCGCAGCTTTCCGCGTGCGACGTGGTCATCGTGTGCATCCCGGTCCTGCGCGCCGTGGAGGCGATCCGGCGCCTCGGTCCGAGGATGCGGCCGGGGACGGTCCTCTCCGACGCGGGGAGCGTGAAGTCCGGGATCGTCCGGGAAGGGGAGCGCGCCGCGGCGAGGGGCGCCTTCTTCGTCGGCGGGCACCCGATCGCGGGGACGGAGGCCTCGGGATTCTCCTCCGCCGACCCGGGCCTATTCCACGGGCGCTCGTTCATCTCGACCCCCACCCCGCGGACCGACGCGGGCGCCATTCTCCGCGTGGAGGGGATCTGGAAACGCGCCGGTTCCGCGGTCCTGCTCCGGATGGATCCGAAGGTCCACGACCACGTCTTCGCCTATGTCTCCCATCTTCCCCACGCGGTGGCGTACGCCCTCGTGCACTCCGTGGCGACCTTGCCCTCCAGGGTGCCGCTCGGGTACTCCGCGGGGGGGTTCCGCGATTTCACCCGGATCGCGTCGAGCAATCCGGAAA
Proteins encoded:
- a CDS encoding prephenate dehydrogenase, whose product is MARERVGILGLGLIGGSLALALKGKRGAPEVWGCDRRKETVRRALSAGAIARGCTEAQLSACDVVIVCIPVLRAVEAIRRLGPRMRPGTVLSDAGSVKSGIVREGERAAARGAFFVGGHPIAGTEASGFSSADPGLFHGRSFISTPTPRTDAGAILRVEGIWKRAGSAVLLRMDPKVHDHVFAYVSHLPHAVAYALVHSVATLPSRVPLGYSAGGFRDFTRIASSNPEMWKDIVLENRTELLRALSHYRRNLGLLERRIAAGDADGLLEYFGRAKKTRDGLLAS